One Streptomyces sp. CNQ-509 DNA window includes the following coding sequences:
- a CDS encoding SDR family oxidoreductase encodes MPVLAVIGAGPGLGLSIARRFGREGFQVALVSRTQDKLDALAAQLADEGIEAAGFAADVTRPDSLQSALAAVADRFGAVDLLEYSPADPTFAGAAAVDATAQDLHKQLDYYLYGAVAAVRQVLPAMLERGSGTLLFTTGASSVRPLGGAFGSVGVAAAALRNYAMALGVDLAESGVHAAHVAIGVFIGSGPGTEPETIAEHYWDAYTKRDQAEIVHTVPGGIW; translated from the coding sequence ATGCCCGTCCTCGCCGTCATCGGGGCAGGCCCCGGCCTGGGCCTGTCCATCGCCCGCCGCTTCGGAAGGGAGGGTTTCCAGGTCGCCCTGGTCTCCCGGACCCAGGACAAGCTCGACGCGCTCGCCGCACAGCTCGCCGATGAGGGCATCGAGGCCGCGGGCTTCGCCGCGGACGTGACGCGTCCCGACTCGCTGCAGTCCGCGCTCGCCGCGGTCGCCGACCGGTTCGGGGCCGTCGACCTACTGGAGTACTCACCCGCCGACCCCACGTTCGCCGGCGCCGCCGCCGTCGACGCCACGGCGCAGGACCTCCACAAGCAGCTCGACTACTACCTGTACGGAGCGGTTGCCGCGGTCCGTCAGGTGCTGCCCGCCATGCTCGAACGCGGCAGTGGCACGCTGCTGTTCACCACGGGCGCCTCCTCGGTCCGGCCGCTGGGCGGCGCGTTCGGCAGCGTCGGCGTCGCGGCGGCGGCCCTGCGCAACTACGCCATGGCCCTGGGCGTCGACCTCGCCGAGAGCGGGGTGCACGCCGCGCACGTGGCGATCGGGGTGTTCATCGGCAGCGGTCCCGGCACCGAGCCCGAGACCATCGCCGAGCACTACTGGGACGCCTACACCAAGCGCGACCAGGCCGAGATCGTCCACACCGTCCCCGGCGGCATCTGGTGA
- a CDS encoding MFS transporter: MPRTVWVLIAARAVNRLGAFSLPFLAVLITARYDAAPATAGLVVGVFGLATIPSRLAGGRLADRFGRRPTMVAGLGGCAVAQAGIAVAPSLAAVVGFTLLLGLVFELYEPPSQAMIADTVGEAARVRAYSLLNAALAVAGLAAGGIAAGLGRWDLRWLFVADAVTCLLCALVVRIALPADRPRARGQGDGAANVAPWRDRILLAMLFTGTLFAVVYLQIAVTLPLALAERGLEPADAGLLLAVSALTVVAGQPLLRLEWLSARSAPPAFAIGGLLLAAGLTGYAVADSLSAHVIATVVWSLGDLLLVGRALAVVADLAPPRGTGRYLAVYGTGWGIAGVAAPLLGTQLLERAGVAAMWSVMAGLCVVLAVVQPAVALAAGRRVAGGGPPVPAAPSERTLS, encoded by the coding sequence TTGCCGCGTACCGTCTGGGTGCTCATCGCCGCCCGTGCGGTGAACCGGCTCGGGGCGTTCTCGCTGCCGTTCCTCGCCGTGCTGATCACAGCGCGGTACGACGCTGCTCCTGCGACCGCGGGGCTGGTGGTCGGCGTCTTCGGGCTCGCCACGATTCCTTCGCGCCTGGCCGGTGGCCGGCTGGCCGACCGGTTCGGGCGGCGCCCGACGATGGTCGCCGGCCTGGGCGGCTGCGCCGTGGCGCAGGCCGGGATCGCCGTCGCGCCGAGCCTGGCGGCCGTGGTGGGGTTCACGCTGCTGCTCGGGCTGGTCTTCGAGCTGTACGAGCCGCCGAGCCAGGCAATGATCGCCGACACCGTCGGGGAGGCTGCGCGGGTACGTGCGTACAGCCTGCTCAACGCTGCTCTCGCGGTGGCCGGGCTGGCCGCCGGAGGGATCGCGGCAGGGCTCGGCCGGTGGGATCTGCGGTGGCTGTTCGTCGCCGATGCCGTCACCTGCCTGCTGTGTGCACTGGTCGTCCGGATCGCCCTGCCCGCCGACCGGCCGCGAGCGCGCGGGCAAGGGGACGGCGCCGCGAACGTCGCGCCGTGGCGTGACCGCATACTCCTCGCGATGCTCTTCACCGGCACGCTGTTCGCCGTGGTCTACCTGCAGATCGCGGTCACACTGCCCCTCGCCCTGGCCGAACGGGGTCTGGAGCCGGCCGACGCCGGGCTGCTGCTCGCGGTCTCGGCGCTCACCGTCGTCGCCGGCCAACCGTTGCTGCGCCTGGAGTGGTTGTCAGCCCGGTCCGCGCCCCCGGCCTTCGCAATCGGCGGTCTCCTGCTGGCGGCCGGCCTGACCGGGTACGCCGTGGCCGACAGCCTCAGTGCCCACGTCATCGCGACCGTCGTGTGGAGTCTGGGGGACCTGCTTCTGGTCGGCCGGGCCCTCGCCGTCGTCGCGGACCTGGCACCGCCCCGCGGCACCGGCCGCTACCTCGCCGTCTACGGCACCGGCTGGGGCATCGCCGGAGTCGCGGCACCGCTGCTCGGCACCCAGCTCCTTGAGCGCGCCGGGGTTGCCGCGATGTGGTCCGTCATGGCCGGTCTCTGCGTGGTCCTGGCGGTCGTCCAGCCTGCCGTCGCCCTGGCAGCCGGCCGCCGGGTGGCGGGCGGCGGGCCCCCGGTGCCCGCGGCGCCGTCTGAGCGAACTCTTTCGTGA
- a CDS encoding CGNR zinc finger domain-containing protein yields MFDSHVAMLLDVSAALVNTLTDGTARGRPYTAPRDGDLPIAVATALPGEARVDPAAAAYLGRTAAQLRTVFEAVEKQRIDTAADHLNSLLRATGARPQLDRVPGEPWQVHFHGADDTLAVGWSAGCATALALAVGSDLAGRLGVCQAPRCDRVYVDTSRNAARRFCSTACQSRVKAAAFRARHTPSR; encoded by the coding sequence ATGTTCGACAGTCACGTTGCGATGCTGCTCGACGTATCGGCCGCTCTCGTGAACACGCTCACGGACGGCACCGCCCGCGGCCGCCCCTACACCGCACCGCGCGACGGTGACCTGCCCATCGCGGTCGCCACCGCCCTTCCCGGCGAAGCCCGGGTCGACCCCGCGGCGGCGGCCTACCTTGGCCGCACCGCCGCACAGCTACGCACCGTCTTCGAAGCCGTGGAGAAGCAGCGCATCGACACCGCCGCCGACCATCTCAACTCCCTCCTGCGCGCCACCGGCGCCCGCCCCCAACTGGACCGCGTACCCGGCGAACCCTGGCAGGTCCACTTCCACGGCGCCGACGACACCCTCGCCGTCGGCTGGAGCGCCGGCTGCGCCACCGCCCTCGCCCTCGCCGTCGGCAGCGACCTCGCCGGCCGCCTCGGCGTCTGCCAAGCCCCCCGCTGCGACCGCGTGTACGTCGACACCTCCCGCAACGCGGCACGCCGGTTCTGCTCCACCGCCTGCCAAAGCCGCGTCAAAGCCGCCGCCTTCCGCGCCCGCCACACCCCCAGCCGCTGA
- a CDS encoding TatD family hydrolase, which produces MTPLLDSHCHLTGYSDPVAVLRQATDASVDVVAVTEDPGEYRLLRTRLGRRPGVHAALGMHPLRARDFAPADLARFLRMPPEATWIGEIGLDYSPTGRKTRRAQLRVFETVLADPRARALPMTVHSRGAEEDTISRLAQASAAAAILHWYTGPLALVDEALAAGLWFSINPAMTASAKGRTLIDAVPADRILLETDGPFARQGRRPARPADLPASPPSGLSLPNTPPASSTTTSCASCKSADATRLAAQADAPVSPHANAHRTRSLLTKDDQT; this is translated from the coding sequence GTGACCCCCCTGCTGGACAGCCACTGCCACCTGACCGGCTACAGCGATCCCGTCGCCGTCCTGCGCCAGGCCACTGACGCCTCAGTCGATGTCGTGGCCGTCACCGAGGATCCCGGTGAGTATCGGCTGCTACGCACCCGACTCGGCCGACGACCCGGCGTCCACGCCGCCCTGGGCATGCACCCGCTACGAGCCCGCGACTTCGCCCCCGCAGACCTGGCGCGCTTCCTGCGCATGCCGCCCGAGGCCACCTGGATCGGCGAAATCGGCCTCGACTACTCCCCCACCGGACGCAAAACCCGCCGCGCCCAGCTCAGGGTCTTCGAAACCGTGCTCGCCGATCCCCGCGCCCGCGCCCTGCCCATGACCGTCCACAGCCGCGGCGCCGAAGAGGACACCATCTCACGCCTAGCACAAGCCAGCGCCGCGGCGGCAATCCTGCATTGGTACACCGGCCCTCTAGCCCTGGTCGATGAAGCCCTGGCCGCAGGACTGTGGTTCTCCATCAATCCCGCGATGACCGCATCGGCCAAGGGCCGCACTCTGATCGACGCCGTTCCCGCCGACCGTATCCTTCTGGAGACCGACGGCCCCTTCGCCCGCCAGGGCAGACGACCAGCCCGCCCGGCAGATCTTCCCGCCTCGCCACCCAGTGGGCTCTCACTCCCGAACACGCCACCCGCCAGCTCCACGACAACCAGCTGCGCTTCCTGCAAATCCGCTGATGCAACCCGGCTAGCGGCACAAGCGGACGCTCCCGTATCGCCACATGCCAACGCTCACCGAACCCGATCTCTGCTCACGAAAGATGACCAGACCTGA